GACCTGAACACGGCAAAGAGCGCCATCGACTGGCTCAAATCCGTAGGCTGCCGGGTCCTCCCACTCATGGGAGGAGAGCCACTCATCCGTAAAGATTTTGTTCTCGAAATTGCGCGCTATGCCGCCAAGAATGGTTTCTTCGTCTACCTGCCAACGAACGGCTATCTGCTGGACAGAGAGTTCATTGATGAAATGGGGCGCGCCCATATGGCAGCAGTGAATCTGGCCGTCGACTGTGTGGCACCCAAGAAAGGACTCCCAAAAGCGCTTTTGGCTATCGAGCCGCAATTCCGATATCTCGTAGAGCAGAAAGAGAAATACAGGTACCTGGTTTTTCTTAATATCAACATCTGTCGAACAAACATCAAAGACGTGAAGCTCCTCACAGAAATTGCCCATGAGAACCGGATCGGCACCGATTACCACTTGAACGAACCACCTCACGATTTCGTGAACACGGACTACTACAGGCACAGACAGAATGACCTCTGGATCACACCAGAAGAATATGAAGCGGTGAATGAACTCCTCGACTGGCTCGTCGAAAGACAGAGGCGCGGCTGGCCCATGGTCAATTCTATCCCTCACCTTCAGACATTCAAAGAACGTATGCGGGGACATATCTCTCCCTGGCATTGCCGGGCAGGAATGAACGGCGCGCTCATCCGGCCGGACGGTTCCCTCTCACCATGCTTCGATCTCATCAGCTACGATGCGGACTGGGGAAGAATCTGGGAGCCCAGGTTCGCGAGGGACGTCCTGGATGCTGTGAAAAAGAAATGTCAGCCCTTTTGCTCGTCAACGTGTTTTCACACTATGAACTATTATTATAATATTTCATCACTGCCCCAGTGGGTCTTCAAACACGCGAGAGTGGGATGATCGCATTGCAAAGCCATGATTCCTCGAGCGCTCGTGTCGGAGATGGGGGCGTTGCACCGGGATCGTACACCCGTTGATCGCCTATCAAGGAAAAGAAGACCCGTCTGACCGGTATCATAATTTCCGGTCCTGAGAGTCGATGG
This genomic window from Syntrophorhabdaceae bacterium contains:
- a CDS encoding radical SAM protein; amino-acid sequence: MMAEITYKCYNGARAIRRWAIPYLYSVAHSEEFRPVLCYLYTDWKCNIDCHYCHQYDNDRPGMDLNTAKSAIDWLKSVGCRVLPLMGGEPLIRKDFVLEIARYAAKNGFFVYLPTNGYLLDREFIDEMGRAHMAAVNLAVDCVAPKKGLPKALLAIEPQFRYLVEQKEKYRYLVFLNINICRTNIKDVKLLTEIAHENRIGTDYHLNEPPHDFVNTDYYRHRQNDLWITPEEYEAVNELLDWLVERQRRGWPMVNSIPHLQTFKERMRGHISPWHCRAGMNGALIRPDGSLSPCFDLISYDADWGRIWEPRFARDVLDAVKKKCQPFCSSTCFHTMNYYYNISSLPQWVFKHARVG